The DNA window GCGACCTTGCTCGATGGCATTGGCCAGCGTGCGCAGGGTCTGTTGCAGAACAGGGGCCTTCTGCAGTTCGTCGGGTGTCAGGTAGCCGTTGCGCGAGGAGAGCGCCAGGCCATCCGCCCGGCGGACGATGGGTTCGCCGATGATCTGCACGGGCATGTTCAGGTCGCGCACCATGTTGCGGATCACGGCCAGTTGCTGGAAGTCCTTCTCGCCGAACACGGCGATATCGGGCTGCACCATATTGAACAGCTTGGTGACGACGGTGGAGACGCCATCGAAGTGTCCGGGTCGGCTCTGGCCGCACAGGCCTTCGGATACGCCAGGCACCCTGACCTGGGTCTGGTATTGCATGCCGCCGGGGTACATTTCCTCGACGCCAGGGGTGAACAGCAAATGGCAGTTGGCTTCCACCAGTTTGGCCTGGTCGTCGGCGAGCGTGCGAGGGTAGCTGTCCAGGTCTTCGTTGGCACCGAATTGCAGTGGATTGACGAAGATGCTGGCGACCACGAAGTCGGCCCGCTGGCCGGCCTTCTTCACCAGGGCGATATGGCCGTCGTGCAGGTTGCCCATGGTCGGCACGAGGCCGATACGCTTGCCTTCACTGCGGGCGCGCGCTACGGCTGCACGCAGGTCGGCGACGGTTTTGACGATGTTCATGCGGAGAACCCATGTTC is part of the Pseudomonas sp. ABC1 genome and encodes:
- the panC gene encoding pantoate--beta-alanine ligase, which encodes MNIVKTVADLRAAVARARSEGKRIGLVPTMGNLHDGHIALVKKAGQRADFVVASIFVNPLQFGANEDLDSYPRTLADDQAKLVEANCHLLFTPGVEEMYPGGMQYQTQVRVPGVSEGLCGQSRPGHFDGVSTVVTKLFNMVQPDIAVFGEKDFQQLAVIRNMVRDLNMPVQIIGEPIVRRADGLALSSRNGYLTPDELQKAPVLQQTLRTLANAIEQGRRDYPALLAEGNAALSAAGFRPDYLEIREASTLRPADAQATELVILAAAYLGKTRLIDNLAFSLHG